In the Oreochromis aureus strain Israel breed Guangdong linkage group 14, ZZ_aureus, whole genome shotgun sequence genome, one interval contains:
- the LOC116321631 gene encoding period circadian protein homolog 2 has product MSEDSDPKHYLYSTLDGRERNRERAGLHVEEAQGTPCSSVSQLHRMASYSEGCGGQDGVELEPELGLASEGSDSSHEHPASLGSPHDDRKRPRPPLHEDVEMGGSGSSGSGTESHGNESHGNESHGNESVGSSNGNGKDSALMESSGSNKSSNSHSPSPPSSSNAFSLVSSEQDNPSTSGCSSEQSAKAKTQKELFKTLKELKMHLPSEKRSKGKSSTVNTLKYALRCIKQVKANEEYYQMLMINDSQPPGFDVTSYTIEEINSITSEYTLKNTDIFAVAVSLITGKIVYISDQAASILNCKREVFDNAKFVEFLTPQDVSVFYSFTTPYRLPSWSMCTGAESSPTECMQEKSFFCRISGGKDRKGDLQYYPFRMTPYLMKVQDTELAEEQFCCLLLAERVHSGYEAPRIPSDKRIFTTTHTPNCVFQDVDERAVPLLGYLPQDLIGTPVLLNLHPNDRPLMLAIHRKILQYAGQPFDHSSIRFCARNGEYITIDTSWSSFVNPWSRKVSFVIGRHKVRMGPVNEDVFAAPAFHGGKIMDSDVQEISEQIHRLLLQPVHNMGSSGYGSHGSNGSHEQLVSISSSSESNGNITAGNTAEDTGKTKPARTFQEVCKGVHMLRNQDPQISLHSPSPTPSPSLPKHEQKKTSETLAAQRCSTVRPKDSALPLQARDSTAASMEDFTYKDQTVCSYQQISCLDSVIRYLESCNIPITVKRKYQFSSNTTSSNSDNDKKGSEDGMQVPQDTNADPLMLDSQSGLSNMKALKKPPSGAAAVVGGPLAPLTLPSKAESVVSITSQCSYSSTIVHVGDKKPQPESEIIEDVAESPAPPALPVSMVSPPSQEKEAYKRLGLTKQVLAAHTQKEEQAFLNRCRELRSSRSFQRDCSTYLHKHRGPPNVEESPGPRGTAKQGTVRPETTAKKGNRNRKSKKPRMKHPDSSDSAVSNRKPRPPLQGLNQTSWSPSEASQSAFNVSYPTMVPAYPLYPPTPAAPAQAPRPDPSLSTGFGEGQSTQAPPTAPPFPAPIVTPVVALVLPNYLFPQIGQIGAAPRPAFFPEQAQPQPSFATQQPFQPPQPAYTIQTQPPFTSQQPFPVQTAFTPQQPFQAAQTPYTTQQPFQAAQAAFATQQPFTAQPSFPMQAQFVAQAPFPPQPFPYTLSSEPPKTPAAEPREGAASRSSTPASGAREPPTSPPLFESRCSSPLQLNLLSMEEGQRSVERQDTTVASAGGQGGSAATASVGVGTTGEKNGGAAKSDSQQQVESPGDRAHSDGNSSSCDLLDILLQEQEDSHSGTGSATSGSMGSGSGSGLGSGLGSGCIGCGTSASGGSGSRTGSSNTSKYFGSVDSLEHDPKSKNKMRGEGGSEGGKPQDKVSSQGEGEHFIKYALQEPLWLLMANVDDKVMMTYQMPSRDIQRVLREDKERLRQMQKSQPHFTSDQRRELVEEHPWMRRGGLPAAINVKECVYCEDAAAAPIEEDLPDMDMGELGEELSREGQNTQSQSGEPQPQPESGS; this is encoded by the exons ATGTCTGAGGATAGTGATCCAAAGCACTACCTGTACTCAACCCTGGACGGGCGTGAACGGAACCGGGAAAGGGCAGGCTTGCACGTGGAGGAAGCGCAGGGCACTCCCTGCAGCTCCGTTAGCCAGCTTCACCGCATGGCCAGCTACAGTGAGGGTTGTGGCGGGCAAGATGGGGTCGAACTCGAACCAGAGTTAGGATTGGCCTCCGAAGGGAGCGACAGCAGCCATGAGCACCCGGCCTCACTGGGGTCCCCGCATGATGACAGGAAGAGACCGCGCCCACCTTTGCACGAGGATGTGGAGATGGGTGGCAGTGGCTCGAGCGGGAGCGGGACAGAATCCCATGGCAACGAGTCGCACGGCAATGAGTCCCACGGCAACGAGTCGGTGGGCAGCTCAAATGGCAATGGCAAGGATTCCGCTCTCATGGAGTCCTCGGGGAGCAACAAGAG CTCAAACTCTCATAGCCCCTCCCCGCCAAGCAGCTCCAACGCTTTCAGTCTGGTGAGCTCCGAGCAGGACAACCCATCAACCAGTGGCTGCAG CAGCGAACAGTCAGCCAAAGCTAAGACACAGAAGGAGCTCTTCAAGACGCTCAAGGAGCTGAAGATGCACTTGCCGTCAGAAAAAAGGAGCAAGGGCAAGTCGAGCACTGTCAATACGCTCAAGTATGCACTGCGCTGTATCAAACAGGTGAAAG CCAATGAGGAGTACTACCAGATGCTGATGATTAACGACAGTCAGCCACCAGGGTTTGATGTAACATCTTACACCATTGAGGAAATCAACAGCATCACCTCGGAATACACCCTTAAAAACACA GATATATTCGCTGTAGCAGTGTCTCTCATCACGGGGAAGATTGTTTACATCTCTGACCAGGCAGCATCCATCTTGAACTGCAAGCGGGAAGTGTTCGACAATGCCAAGTTTGTGGAGTTCTTGACTCCTCAGGATGTCAGCGTGTTCTACAGCTTCACCACACCATACCGCCTGCCCTCATGGAGCATGTGCACAGGAGCAG AGTCATCTCCCACGGAGTGCATGCAGGAGAAATCCTTCTTTTGCCGCATCAG TGGTGGCAAGGACCGCAAAGGAGACCTCCAATACTATCCTTTCCGTATGACTCCATACCTGATGAAGGTCCAGGACACTGAGCTGGCTGAGGAGCAGTTCTGCTGCCTCCTGCTGGCTGAGAGGGTGCACTCTGGATATGAAG CTCCCAGAATACCTTCAGACAAGCGTATTTTCACCACGACACACACCCCTAACTGTGTGTTCCAGGATGTTGATGAGAG GGCTGTGCCTTTATTGGGGTACCTCCCTCAGGACCTGATAGGGACCCCCGTGCTGCTCAACCTACACCCAAACGACCGACCCTTAATGCTGGCTATACATCGCAAAA TTCTGCAGTACGCTGGTCAGCCGTTCGATCATTCTTCAATACGTTTCTGTGCAAGAAACGGAGAGTACATCACCATCGACACCAGCTGGTCCAGCTTTGTCAATCCCTGGAGCCGCAAGGTCTCTTTCGTCATTGGCAGGCACAAAGTGCGCAT GGGTCCTGTGAACGAAGATGTTTTTGCAGCACCGGCTTTCCATGGAGGGAAGATCATGGATTCAGACGTCCAGGAAATCAGTGAACAGATTCACCGGCTGCTTCTTCaa CCGGTCCACAACATGGGCTCCAGTGGTTATGGTAGCCATGGCAGCAATGGCTCCCACGAGCAGCTGGTGAGCATCAGCTCATCCAGTGAAAGCAATGGGAACATTACAGCAGGGAACACAGCAGAGGACACGGGCAAGACCAAGCCCGCCAGGACTTTCCAGGAGGTCTGTAAAGGTGTCCACATGCTCAGGAATCAGGACCCTCAGATCAGCCTGCATTCCCCATCTCCCACGCCGTCACCGTCTCTCCCCAAACATGAGCAGAAGAAGACCTCTGAGA CATTGGCAGCTCAAAGATGTTCAACTGTGCGTCCAAAAGACTCGGCGCTCCCTCTGCAGGCCAGAGACAGTACTGCAGCCAGCATGGAGGACTTTACCTACAAAGACCAGACTGTGTGCTCCTACCAGCAGATTAGCTGCCTGGATAGTGTCATCAG GTATCTGGAGAGTTGTAATATACCCATcacagtgaaaagaaaatacCAGTTCTCCTCAaacaccacctcctccaactCTGATAATGACAAGAAGGGCTCAGAGGATGGCATGCAAGTCCCTCAGGATACAAATGCAG ATCCCTTGATGTTGGATTCTCAGTCAGGCCTGTCAAACATGAAAGCACTAAAGAAGCCTCCATCTGGGGCAGCTGCTGTGGTGGGAGGCCCCCTGGCACCCCTCACTCTGCCCAGTAAGGCTGAGAGTGTGGTGTCCATCACTTCTCAGTGCAGCTATAGCAGCACCATCGTACATGTGGGAGACAAGAAACCTCAGCCAGAGTCTG AGATAATTGAAGATGTTGCAGAGAGCCCAGCACCCCCTGCGCTGCCTGTCAGTATGGTGTCTCCACCCAGCCAAGAAAAGGAGGCCTACAAGAGGCTGGGCCTGACCAAGCAGGTGCTGGCAGCACATACCCAGAAAGAGGAGCAGGCCTTCCTGAACCGATGCAGAGAGCTCCGTAGTTCCAGGAGCTTCCAGAGGGACTGTTCCACATACCTGCACAAGCACAGAGGTCCACCCAATGTTGAAG AATCACCTGGACCACGAGGCACTGCTAAACAAGGCACCGTTAGGCCAGAAACTACTGCCAAGAAGGGTAACCGCAACAGGAAGTCCAAGAAGCCACGGATGAAGCATCCTGATTCATCTGATAGCGCTGTGTCAAACCGTAAACCACGGCCCCCTCTCCAGGGCCTCAACCAGACCTCTTGGTCCCCGTCAGAAGCATCGCAATCCGCTTTTAATGTGTCCTACCCCACCATGGTGCCTGCATATCCGCTCTACCCACCAACACCTGCTGCTCCAGCTCAGGCTCCCCGACCTGACCCCTCTCTCTCTACAGGATTTGGAGAGGGGCAGAGCACCCAAGCCCCGCCTACTGCCCCTCCGTTTCCTGCACCCATTGTTACACCTGTGGTAGCTCTGGTGCTACCCAATTACCTCTTCCCCCAAATAGGACAAATAGGAGCTGCTCCGAGACCAGCATTTTTCCCTGAGCAGGCCCAGCCGCAGCCTTCATTCGCTACCCAGCAACCCTTTCAGCCCCCTCAGCCAGCCTACACCATACAGACGCAACCCCCCTTCACCAGTCAACAGCCATTTCCTGTGCAGACTGCCTTCACCCCCCAGCAGCCATTCCAAGCTGCCCAGACCCCTTATACTACCCAGCAGCCTTTCCAGGCTGCTCAGGCCGCCTTCGCTACTCAGCAGCCGTTCACCGCCCAGCCGTCTTTCCCAATGCAGGCCCAGTTTGTGGCTCAAGCCCCCTTTCCACCTCAACCTTTCCCCTACACTCTCTCCAGCGAGCCTCCCAAGACTCCTGCAGCGGAGCCTCGAGAGGGTGCGGCGTCACGATCTTCAACCCCTGCTTCTGGGGCGAGAGAGCCCCCCACATCACCGCCGCTGTTTGAGTCCCGCTGTAGCTCGCCCCTGCAGCTCAATCTGCTGAGCATGGAGGAGGGGCAGCGCTCAGTGGAGCGTCAGGACACTACAGTAGCCTCTGCTGGAGGACAGGGTGGCAGTGCGGCGACAGCGTCTGTAGGAGTGGGAACAACAGGGGAGAAGAACGGAGGCGCAGCCAAGTCTGATAGCCAACAGCAG GTGGAGTCTCCAGGAGACAGGGCTCACAGTGACGGGAACTCATCATCCTGCGACCTGCTGGACATCTTGCTGCAGGAGCAGGAAGACTCTCACTCTGGTACCGGATCAGCCACGTCTGGCTCCATGGGCTCAGGGTCAGGCTCTGGACTGGGCTCGGGATTAGGCTCAGGCTGCATTGGCTGTGGTACCTCAGCTAGCGGCGGCTCTGGCAGCAGAACAG GGAGCAGCAACACCAGCAAATACTTTGGCAGTGTCGACTCTCTTGAGCACGACCCCAAGTCTAAAAACAAGatgaggggagagggagggtcTGAAGGCGGCAAGCCGCAGGACAAAGTCTCATCTCAAGGGGAGGGAGAGCATTTCATCAAGTATGCCCTACAGGAGCCCCTCTGGCTGCTGATGGCCAACGTTGACGACAAGGTCATGATGACATATCAAATGCCATCCAG AGATATTCAAAGGGTTTTGAGGGAAGACAAGGAGAGGCTGAGGCAGATGCAGAAGAGCCAGCCTCACTTTACGTCAGACCAGCGACGAGAGCTAGTGGAGGAACACCCCTGGATGAGGAGGGGAGGCCTGCCTGCTGCCATCAACGTTAAG gaGTGTGTGTACTGCGAGGATGCGGCAGCGGCACCCATCGAGGAGGATCTTCCCGACATGGACATGGGTGAGCTGGGCGAGGAGCTGAGCCGAGAGGGTCAGAACACCCAGAGCCAGTCCGGGGAGCCTCAGCCTCAACCGGAATCCGGCTCCTGA